The Streptomyces sp. Alt3 genome has a segment encoding these proteins:
- a CDS encoding class I SAM-dependent DNA methyltransferase, translating into MTSSELWDHATADRYDTEEAPRSTAAFLGPTLDFLSELAGDGRALEFAIGTGRVGVPLRERGVPVTGIELSEHMAAVLRRKIDEDRLPVTVGDMATTVVRGTFSLVYVVYNTISNLLTQDEQVECFRNAARHLEPGGRFVVELGVPPLRLLPPTQTAVPFDVSERHLGFDTFDLVGQLLVSHHFTREEDGGYRRGSCRQRYAWPAELDLMAKIAGLQPERRVADWEGTPFTQDSGGHISVWRKPV; encoded by the coding sequence GTGACGAGCAGCGAACTGTGGGACCACGCGACCGCCGACCGCTACGACACCGAAGAGGCGCCGAGATCCACCGCCGCCTTCCTCGGACCGACCCTCGACTTCCTCTCCGAACTCGCCGGTGACGGGCGGGCCCTGGAGTTCGCCATCGGGACCGGCCGCGTCGGCGTCCCGCTCCGTGAACGCGGCGTACCCGTGACCGGTATCGAACTCTCCGAGCACATGGCAGCCGTACTACGACGCAAGATCGACGAGGACCGGCTCCCGGTCACCGTCGGGGACATGGCCACCACCGTCGTCCGCGGCACGTTCTCGCTGGTCTACGTCGTCTACAACACCATCTCGAACCTGCTCACCCAGGACGAGCAGGTCGAGTGCTTCCGCAACGCCGCGCGCCACCTGGAACCCGGCGGCCGGTTCGTCGTCGAGCTCGGTGTGCCACCGCTGCGGCTCCTGCCACCCACGCAGACCGCGGTGCCGTTCGACGTCTCCGAGCGGCACCTCGGCTTCGACACCTTCGACCTGGTCGGGCAGCTCCTCGTCTCGCACCACTTCACCCGCGAGGAAGACGGCGGCTACCGCCGTGGCAGCTGCCGCCAGCGGTACGCGTGGCCGGCGGAACTCGACCTCATGGCGAAGATCGCCGGGCTCCAGCCGGAACGCCGGGTCGCCGACTGGGAGGGGACGCCGTTCACCCAGGACTCCGGCGGCCACATCTCGGTGTGGCGCAAGCCGGTCTGA
- the hemB gene encoding porphobilinogen synthase, with protein sequence MTDYGNFPGSRPRRLRTTPVMRRMVAETRLDPANLILPAFVREGIDAPVAISAMPGVQQHTLDTLRKAAVDAVAAGVSGIMLFGVPLDEKKDARGTAGTDPEGILQAGLRAVREEVGDDLVIMSDLCLDEYTDHGHCGVLTEDGRVDNDATLERYAEMAQVQADAGAHVVGPSGMMDGQVGVIRDALDQTGHEDVSILAYTAKYSSAFYGPFREAVGSSLQGDRKTYQQDPANIRESLRELALDLEEGADMVMVKPAGPYLDILAKVADAVDVPVAAYQISGEYAMIEAAAEKGWIDRDAAILESLTGIRRAGARMILTYWATEVARKLGR encoded by the coding sequence ATGACCGATTACGGAAACTTCCCCGGCTCGCGGCCCCGCCGGCTGCGGACGACCCCCGTCATGCGGCGCATGGTCGCCGAGACCCGGCTCGACCCCGCGAACCTGATCCTGCCCGCGTTCGTGCGCGAGGGCATCGACGCCCCGGTCGCCATCTCGGCCATGCCGGGTGTCCAGCAGCACACTCTCGACACGCTGCGGAAGGCCGCCGTGGACGCGGTCGCGGCGGGTGTCTCGGGGATCATGCTCTTCGGCGTCCCGCTGGACGAGAAGAAGGACGCCAGGGGCACGGCGGGCACCGACCCGGAGGGCATCCTCCAGGCCGGTCTGCGGGCAGTGCGGGAGGAGGTCGGCGACGACCTCGTGATCATGTCCGACCTCTGTCTGGACGAGTACACCGACCACGGCCACTGCGGGGTGCTGACCGAGGACGGCCGTGTCGACAACGACGCCACCCTGGAGCGGTACGCGGAGATGGCCCAGGTGCAGGCGGACGCGGGTGCGCACGTGGTGGGCCCCAGCGGCATGATGGACGGCCAGGTCGGCGTGATCCGCGACGCACTGGACCAGACGGGCCACGAGGACGTGTCGATCCTCGCCTACACCGCGAAGTACTCCTCGGCCTTCTACGGTCCGTTCCGCGAGGCGGTCGGCTCCTCGCTCCAGGGTGACCGCAAGACGTACCAGCAGGACCCGGCGAACATCCGCGAGTCGCTGCGCGAGCTGGCGCTGGACCTGGAGGAGGGCGCCGACATGGTCATGGTCAAGCCCGCCGGGCCTTACCTGGACATCCTCGCCAAGGTCGCCGACGCGGTGGACGTGCCGGTCGCGGCGTACCAGATCAGTGGTGAGTACGCCATGATCGAGGCCGCCGCGGAGAAGGGCTGGATCGACCGGGACGCGGCGATCCTGGAGAGCCTGACGGGCATCCGGCGCGCGGGTGCGCGGATGATCCTGACGTACTGGGCGACGGAGGTCGCGCGGAAGCTGGGGCGCTGA
- a CDS encoding MarR family transcriptional regulator, which yields MAIQKISSALRAPASPRPYPMASPGYGKRSAPDQQPRRADDFMLLPLRERNIAGFIDQLPEGAAMDVKGLAKQLPLYGQQAVGSALKALSVAGYLRRVRCLVTGEGGQVRWVFRTFWSRTARDNEWWGALMAAEVRRAAVPEPVVVVSPAAAAVPQQRTPEPDRPVLEGDSPAYAALAQLGRSDARLALSAADCAVLEPLAAEWFTRGVDADYLVRALVAGLPARVDSPVGLVRRRLTDKIPPQVSVTPVPPAPGTPVRRVMMECTKCGVPGRAEALPDGLCRTCRQPDEGAPEVPAELPAERDVRTYVAELRDLLKAP from the coding sequence GTGGCTATCCAGAAGATTAGCTCCGCCCTGCGTGCCCCCGCCTCCCCGCGCCCGTACCCGATGGCCAGTCCCGGCTACGGCAAGCGATCCGCGCCGGACCAACAGCCGCGCCGCGCCGATGACTTCATGTTGCTGCCGCTGCGGGAGCGGAACATCGCCGGGTTCATCGACCAGCTTCCCGAGGGCGCGGCGATGGACGTCAAAGGGCTGGCGAAGCAGTTGCCGCTCTACGGTCAGCAGGCGGTCGGTTCGGCCCTCAAAGCCCTGTCCGTCGCCGGGTATCTGCGCCGTGTGCGCTGCCTGGTGACCGGTGAGGGCGGCCAAGTGCGCTGGGTCTTCCGCACGTTCTGGTCCCGCACGGCCCGCGACAACGAGTGGTGGGGTGCGCTGATGGCTGCCGAGGTTCGGCGGGCAGCCGTTCCCGAGCCTGTGGTGGTCGTTTCCCCTGCGGCCGCCGCCGTACCGCAGCAGCGGACGCCGGAACCGGATCGGCCCGTGCTGGAGGGCGACTCCCCCGCGTACGCTGCCCTGGCGCAACTCGGCCGCTCCGATGCCCGGCTGGCGCTCTCTGCCGCTGACTGTGCGGTCCTGGAGCCGTTGGCCGCCGAGTGGTTCACGCGTGGAGTGGACGCCGACTACCTCGTCCGGGCCCTCGTCGCCGGGCTTCCCGCCCGGGTCGACTCACCGGTCGGCCTCGTCCGCCGCCGCCTCACGGACAAGATCCCGCCCCAGGTGTCCGTCACCCCGGTGCCGCCCGCACCGGGCACGCCGGTCCGGCGGGTGATGATGGAGTGCACCAAGTGCGGTGTGCCCGGTCGCGCCGAGGCCCTTCCTGATGGCCTCTGCCGCACCTGTCGGCAGCCGGATGAGGGGGCGCCGGAGGTCCCCGCCGAACTGCCTGCCGAACGGGACGTGCGTACTTACGTCGCCGAGCTTCGCGATCTGCTCAAAGCGCCCTGA
- a CDS encoding DUF397 domain-containing protein yields MSTAFEWFKSSYSSEQGGACLEVATHPTAVHVRDSKNPEGPTFTVAPTAWSAFAAFAARS; encoded by the coding sequence ATGAGCACCGCATTTGAGTGGTTCAAGTCGAGCTACAGCAGTGAACAGGGCGGGGCCTGCCTCGAAGTCGCCACGCACCCCACCGCCGTCCACGTCCGCGACTCCAAGAACCCCGAGGGCCCCACCTTCACCGTCGCTCCCACCGCCTGGTCGGCCTTCGCCGCGTTCGCGGCCCGGAGCTGA
- a CDS encoding helix-turn-helix domain-containing protein, protein MKLVGKLVGLFRVTADLTQAQLADRAAVQVETIASIEQGRRALLPDLARRLDALLDTKGALETAVDNMPEVDLIPAWAEQYMDLEREALALSWFENQVLPGLLQTESYARAVFRTDVPALNDEEVDRRASARMGRLEILHQQEPPTASFVISEAILRDRLGGNDVYADTLRHVRDCTEIPGVTIQIMPLGRCTHAGLSGPFILLETPEHQRLAYTETQRGSQLISAPDDVSILERKYAMLRTQALNTEESRGLLERLLGER, encoded by the coding sequence ATGAAGCTCGTCGGCAAGCTGGTCGGCCTGTTCCGCGTCACGGCGGACCTGACCCAGGCCCAGCTCGCGGACCGGGCAGCCGTACAGGTGGAGACGATCGCCTCCATCGAACAGGGCCGCCGCGCACTGCTCCCCGACCTGGCCCGGCGCCTGGACGCGCTGCTGGACACGAAGGGGGCGCTGGAGACGGCGGTGGACAACATGCCGGAGGTGGACCTGATCCCGGCTTGGGCGGAGCAGTACATGGATCTGGAGCGGGAGGCGCTGGCGCTGTCCTGGTTCGAGAACCAGGTACTGCCGGGGCTGCTCCAGACGGAGAGCTACGCGCGTGCGGTGTTCCGTACCGACGTTCCGGCCCTCAATGACGAGGAAGTCGACAGACGGGCCTCAGCGAGAATGGGACGTCTGGAAATCCTGCACCAGCAAGAGCCGCCTACCGCAAGCTTCGTCATCTCAGAGGCGATCTTGCGGGATCGCCTCGGCGGGAACGACGTGTACGCGGACACCCTCCGGCACGTACGTGATTGCACTGAGATCCCAGGAGTCACCATCCAGATCATGCCGCTGGGCCGATGCACGCACGCGGGCCTCTCAGGTCCTTTCATCCTTCTGGAGACCCCTGAACACCAGCGCCTCGCCTACACCGAGACCCAGCGCGGCAGCCAGTTGATCTCGGCCCCAGATGACGTGAGCATCCTGGAACGCAAATATGCGATGCTGCGAACACAGGCCCTCAACACCGAAGAATCTCGGGGCTTGCTGGAACGGCTTCTAGGAGAGCGATGA
- a CDS encoding ATP-binding protein, which translates to MNETMQLSLLRERFCRRERRSVAAVREFTREAVTDWGFGARLDDVLVCVSELATNALLHGVPPGRGYLVRLRLEAEGCVLSVEVHDSGGGVPEVRRPDGESGRGLLLVDALADRWGVGERDPGKLVWCAFTKP; encoded by the coding sequence ATGAACGAGACGATGCAACTCTCGCTGCTCCGTGAGCGCTTCTGCCGGCGTGAACGCCGCTCGGTCGCTGCGGTACGCGAGTTCACGCGCGAGGCCGTGACCGACTGGGGGTTCGGGGCGCGGCTCGACGACGTGCTGGTGTGCGTGAGTGAACTGGCGACCAACGCGCTGCTGCACGGGGTGCCGCCGGGGCGCGGGTATCTGGTCCGGCTGCGGCTGGAGGCGGAGGGATGCGTGCTGTCCGTGGAGGTGCACGACAGCGGGGGCGGGGTGCCTGAGGTGCGGCGGCCCGACGGTGAGTCGGGGCGTGGGCTGCTGCTCGTCGACGCGCTCGCCGATCGGTGGGGCGTGGGAGAGCGGGACCCGGGGAAGCTCGTGTGGTGCGCGTTCACGAAGCCCTGA
- a CDS encoding response regulator, with product MTDPIRVLICDDQVLIRTGLATIIDAQPDLEVAGECGDGRTGVDLAAKVRPDVVVMDIRMPVLDGIAATRLLAGAGVPHPVKVLVVTTFNLDEYVYEALRAGASGFLLKDAPPDRLLHGIRTVAAGAALLDPDVTRQLVGRYAARIRPTEDKSTDIPLTPRELEVLRLIADGLSNNEIAASLVISRETVKTFVSRILTKLGLRDRVQAVVYAYRQGLVS from the coding sequence GTGACCGACCCGATCCGTGTCCTGATCTGCGACGACCAGGTGCTGATCCGCACCGGGCTGGCGACGATCATCGACGCACAGCCCGACCTCGAGGTCGCCGGCGAGTGCGGGGACGGCCGGACCGGGGTCGACCTCGCCGCGAAAGTGCGCCCGGACGTCGTGGTCATGGACATCCGCATGCCGGTGCTCGACGGCATCGCGGCCACCCGACTGCTGGCCGGCGCCGGAGTGCCCCACCCCGTCAAGGTGCTCGTGGTGACGACGTTCAACCTGGACGAGTACGTCTACGAAGCGCTGCGCGCCGGCGCAAGCGGATTCCTCCTCAAGGACGCCCCGCCGGACCGGCTGCTCCACGGCATCCGGACCGTGGCCGCCGGCGCGGCACTCCTGGACCCCGACGTCACACGGCAGCTGGTGGGCCGGTACGCCGCCCGGATCCGGCCCACCGAGGACAAGAGCACCGACATCCCGCTGACCCCGCGCGAACTGGAGGTCCTGCGCCTCATCGCGGACGGCCTCTCCAACAACGAGATCGCCGCTTCCCTCGTGATCAGCCGGGAGACGGTCAAAACCTTCGTCTCACGCATCCTCACCAAACTCGGACTACGCGACCGGGTCCAGGCAGTCGTCTACGCCTACCGCCAGGGCCTGGTGTCCTGA
- a CDS encoding sensor histidine kinase, producing the protein MTGLPRIPERWRRPDAALWYTPLALLLLVASFMPGFRSNGTELGGLPDRPFDALAVAAIALQCLPLAGRRRWPVSCFTVISLGFALDQLRGYHTLAGTALPIALISVASLVEHRRRAVAITFSAAYVPLAVALHRLGPGEPPSEFVTFYLAVALAWGVGVWLRNNRAVEAERRRRVAEDTRTAERARIARELHDVVTHHVTAMVVQAEAARYLTAAPDRLDQSLTAVTDTGRRAITDLRHLLDLLNPDHGTPAAPPPVGGLLTLVEQTRRAGQPVEFTEEGAPAASAGSADLVAYRVVQETLTNALKYAHGSATSVRVRHCEQEITVEVSTDGSSSKASPTGGSGRGLTGLRERVDVLGGDFSAGRQPDGGFVVRVRIPAGSPT; encoded by the coding sequence ATGACCGGACTCCCGCGGATCCCGGAACGATGGCGCAGGCCGGACGCCGCACTCTGGTACACCCCGCTGGCACTGCTGCTCCTCGTCGCCTCGTTCATGCCGGGGTTCCGCAGCAACGGTACGGAGCTGGGCGGCCTGCCGGACCGCCCCTTCGACGCCCTGGCCGTCGCGGCGATCGCCCTCCAGTGCCTCCCGCTCGCCGGGCGCCGGCGGTGGCCGGTCAGCTGCTTCACCGTGATCTCGCTCGGCTTCGCCCTCGACCAGCTCCGCGGCTACCACACGCTCGCGGGCACCGCGCTGCCCATCGCGCTGATCAGCGTGGCCTCGCTCGTGGAACACCGCCGGCGGGCGGTCGCGATCACCTTCTCCGCCGCGTACGTCCCGCTGGCGGTGGCGCTCCACCGGCTCGGCCCGGGCGAGCCGCCGAGCGAGTTCGTGACGTTCTACCTGGCCGTGGCACTCGCCTGGGGCGTCGGGGTGTGGCTTCGCAACAACCGGGCCGTGGAGGCCGAGCGTCGCCGCCGCGTCGCCGAGGACACCCGCACCGCCGAACGGGCGCGCATCGCCCGCGAGCTCCACGACGTCGTGACCCACCACGTGACGGCGATGGTCGTCCAGGCCGAGGCGGCACGCTATCTGACCGCCGCACCCGACCGCCTCGACCAGAGCCTGACCGCCGTCACGGACACCGGCCGACGGGCCATCACGGACCTGCGCCACCTGCTCGACCTGCTCAACCCCGACCACGGCACCCCCGCCGCCCCGCCGCCCGTCGGGGGGCTCCTCACGCTCGTCGAACAGACACGGCGGGCGGGGCAGCCGGTGGAGTTCACGGAGGAAGGCGCACCCGCCGCATCGGCAGGCAGCGCCGACCTGGTCGCCTACCGGGTCGTGCAGGAAACCCTGACCAACGCCCTCAAGTACGCTCATGGCAGCGCCACATCGGTCCGGGTGCGCCACTGCGAGCAGGAGATCACCGTGGAGGTCAGCACGGACGGATCCAGTTCGAAGGCCTCGCCCACCGGCGGGAGCGGCCGAGGGCTGACCGGTCTCCGCGAGCGCGTCGACGTGCTGGGCGGCGACTTCAGCGCGGGCCGGCAACCGGACGGCGGCTTCGTCGTCCGGGTCCGCATACCCGCCGGGAGCCCCACGTGA
- a CDS encoding CPBP family intramembrane glutamic endopeptidase gives MRFIWQLLAAVLVAMIGGQAVGAAQDSPWLQLVLGLLTAVAAVLVYGWVVRRTEHRPSTEVAREGAGPAFGRGLLIGVAMFGAVITNIYFNAHYEINGLGSPSGAVGLIGFMAAAAVTEEVMFRGVLFRIIEERTGTWIALTLTGVLFGASHLLNPDASLWGAIAIAVEAGGMLAAAYAATRNLWVPIGLHFGWNFAAAGIFSTEVSGNDTPQGLLDTVTSGPAWVTGGDFGPEGSVYSVLFGVLITAAFLRLAHRRGNLVPRRRTGKATATTTLPR, from the coding sequence ATGAGATTCATATGGCAACTGCTGGCCGCCGTGCTGGTCGCCATGATCGGCGGCCAGGCCGTCGGCGCCGCCCAGGACAGTCCGTGGCTCCAACTCGTCCTGGGGCTCCTGACAGCCGTGGCCGCCGTACTCGTCTACGGATGGGTGGTACGCAGGACGGAACACCGCCCGTCCACCGAAGTGGCCCGCGAGGGTGCCGGGCCCGCGTTCGGCCGGGGGCTGCTGATCGGCGTCGCGATGTTCGGCGCCGTCATCACGAACATCTACTTCAACGCGCACTACGAGATAAACGGCCTGGGCTCCCCGAGCGGCGCGGTCGGGCTGATCGGCTTCATGGCGGCCGCCGCCGTGACCGAGGAAGTGATGTTCCGTGGCGTGCTGTTCCGGATCATCGAGGAGCGCACCGGCACCTGGATCGCGCTGACGCTGACCGGCGTACTGTTCGGCGCCTCGCACCTGCTGAACCCCGACGCCAGCCTGTGGGGCGCGATCGCCATCGCGGTCGAGGCCGGCGGAATGCTCGCCGCCGCCTACGCCGCGACCCGCAACCTGTGGGTGCCGATCGGCCTGCACTTCGGCTGGAACTTCGCGGCGGCCGGCATCTTCAGCACCGAGGTCTCCGGCAACGACACCCCGCAGGGACTGCTGGACACGGTCACATCGGGCCCGGCCTGGGTCACCGGCGGCGACTTCGGCCCGGAGGGAAGCGTGTACTCGGTGCTGTTCGGAGTCCTGATCACCGCCGCGTTCCTGCGGCTGGCACACCGGCGCGGCAACCTGGTGCCCCGCCGCCGCACGGGCAAGGCCACCGCCACCACTACACTCCCCCGATGA